The Hemibagrus wyckioides isolate EC202008001 linkage group LG26, SWU_Hwy_1.0, whole genome shotgun sequence DNA window ACGTCGAAGGTGCTAGCGAGCTGAGCTAGTAAGAGGAACTGGACACAGAGCTGTCAGACTACCGAGGGacttagttattattattattaattattattattattattattattattattattggattaaaacaattaaaacattCATAATTGATTAATAACTGAATACACGAAAGGTACAAGTGATGATGCGAGTCTTGGGTGTGTGCTGAGGAAGTCATGTGACACGACTACACGTTTAAGTCTACATTTAGCAGGTTATGGTTCAAATCAAAAACACATCTCtctgcgcgcgcgtgtgtgtgtgtgtgtgtgtgtgtgtgtgcccagtCACTCCAGCACTGATTGAACGGATACCTGTGAGCGACTGTGATGATGCAGGCCAGCAGTCAGGAGGCTCCGCCCACCGCAGGAGAGCGGACAGAGTCGAGCCGGATGTCCAGTAAAGACACATCATCCCTGGACAGCACGTCTGACCTGGGTGGCTCTCGAACCGTGACCTTTGACCTATTCAGTATGGTGGTCTCCTACAAGCGCATGGCCATCTTCCTGGAACCGGTCACTGATGTGGTGGAGGTGCTGCGCTACTTACTAGGGTGGGTGAATACTAATGAGGATTTTAGGATAGTGAACAGACTCAGGGATGACTTCTGCTAAAGgttttttggtgtttgtgtgtgtgtgtataggtggaGAATGCCTTTGTGTTCTCTCTTCTGCTGCATCCTACTGAACGTCCTCTTCATCACACTGAGTGAAGGTGAGACACGAAAAGAGTAAGAATTAGTTAGCCCCGCCTCTTTTCTTGTGACTGACAGACgctgaggccacgccttctaTTCTTGTGAATGACACACTGAGGCCACGCATTCTTTCTTTTGACTGACAGAcactgaggccacgccttctttctTTTGACTGACAGACACTGAGGCCACGCCTTTTTTCTTGTGAATGACAGACAGATGGTGAAGCCACACCTTCTGTCTAGTGACTGACAGACGCTGAGGCCACGGCTTCTTTTTTGTGACTGACACATTAAGGCCACGCCTCCACCAGGATTGACAGATGCATAACACACTGGAAGAATGTATAAATATTGCTCCTTGTCTTGTTTTATTCTCCGCAGTGGTCTGGTTCTCTCTCCTCCTGATGGCAGTCTCTGTCCCTGCTGTGCTGGGTTACCTTGGTGACTGTTGCCAGGGCGATGCCAGCGACACGGCCGTGGAGAAAAAGAGACACCACGCAGTGCAGCGCAGAGAGCTGCAGACCGTCTGCATGAGCCGCCAGGAAGCCATGATGGAGGTTAAGGGCCTGTAAGTAGCCATCTTAGTGAGGTTAAAGCTGACCAAGGGCAGCCGTCTTAGTGAGGTTAAAGCTGTCCAAGATCAGCCATCTTAGTCAGGTTTAAGCTGACCAATGGCAGCCATCTTAGTGAGGTTAAAGCTGTCTGAGAGCAGCCATCTTAGTCAGGTTTAAGCTGACCAAGGGCAGCCATCTTAGTGAGGTTAAAGCTGTCCGAGAGCAGCCATCTTAGAAAGGTTAAAGCTGTCCGAGAGCAGCCATCTTAGTGAGGTCAGGAAGTTAGTGGACAGGTTTAGTGTTAGGCATAAAGATGAAGATGCtactgatgttttgtgtgtgtgtgttgcagattAAAGCGGCTGGATGAGTTCCTGACTCAGGCGTGTTTGTACACAGAGTCTGTGTATAAGGTCTTGTACTGGGAGAGTCACACAGCCTCTTCTGcgtgagtaacacacactgttacactacactgctgaGTGATTCTGTATACATGAGGGGTAAAAAGAGCACTGGCTCTATTCCTGTGGCTCTGTGCAGGTTTTACGGCTTCCTCCTGATGACGGTGTGCTTGATGTACATGGCTCCTGTGGGCTGGAGTCTGTCTCTCATCAACAGCACCCTCTTCATCTGGAACAAAGACTTCTGCAGGGGTCAGTTAgagcgtgcgcacacacacacacacacacacttttgcagtGTAAAATCAAAGTGAGTATACTATTAAATTTCCATGTTGGTTTatgctgactgtgtgtgtgtagttgtgttgcaGCTGAAGGACTTGTTCCGCTCGTCTCCGGTCCAGCCtgcagaaggagagacagaaaagagcgACCCAGACCCAAGCCACCTGTCAGACCGAACCCCTACTCCCACCAGCCTGGAGGTCAGAG harbors:
- the zfyve27 gene encoding protrudin isoform X3, with translation MMQASSQEAPPTAGERTESSRMSSKDTSSLDSTSDLGGSRTVTFDLFSMVVSYKRMAIFLEPVTDVVEVLRYLLGWRMPLCSLFCCILLNVLFITLSEVVWFSLLLMAVSVPAVLGYLGDCCQGDASDTAVEKKRHHAVQRRELQTVCMSRQEAMMEVKGLLKRLDEFLTQACLYTESVYKVLYWESHTASSAFYGFLLMTVCLMYMAPVGWSLSLINSTLFIWNKDFCRVVLQLKDLFRSSPVQPAEGETEKSDPDPSHLSDRTPTPTSLEDLSPGSVEEAEEAEPDDEFRDAIEENQLVLQESQLAFLDEEDVSVGGADYDSVSDNGLLSRNEPIRSRVSKLTEKLRKRVPTNPTGNCSSCAAAFSVLKKRRSCSNCGVSLCSRCCSYKVFKSSMGATAPEAQRETVFVCAPCNNFLSVK
- the zfyve27 gene encoding protrudin isoform X4 codes for the protein MMQASSQEAPPTAGERTESSRMSSKDTSSLDSTSDLGGSRTVTFDLFSMVVSYKRMAIFLEPVTDVVEVLRYLLGWRMPLCSLFCCILLNVLFITLSEVVWFSLLLMAVSVPAVLGYLGDCCQGDASDTAVEKKRHHAVQRRELQTVCMSRQEAMMEVKGLLKRLDEFLTQACLYTESVYKVLYWESHTASSAFYGFLLMTVCLMYMAPVGWSLSLINSTLFIWNKDFCRVVLQLKDLFRSSPVQPAEGETEKSDPDPSHLSDRTPTPTSLEDLSPGSVEEAEEAEPDDEFRDAIEENQLVLQDEEDVSVGGADYDSVSDNGLLSRNEPIRSRVSKLTEKLRKRVPTNPTGNCSSCAAAFSVLKKRRSCSNCGVSLCSRCCSYKVFKSSMGATAPEAQRETVFVCAPCNNFLSVK
- the zfyve27 gene encoding protrudin isoform X2 produces the protein MMQASSQEAPPTAGERTESSRMSSKDTSSLDSTSDLGGSRTVTFDLFSMVVSYKRMAIFLEPVTDVVEVLRYLLGWRMPLCSLFCCILLNVLFITLSEVVWFSLLLMAVSVPAVLGYLGDCCQGDASDTAVEKKRHHAVQRRELQTVCMSRQEAMMEVKGLLKRLDEFLTQACLYTESVYKVLYWESHTASSAFYGFLLMTVCLMYMAPVGWSLSLINSTLFIWNKDFCRVVLQLKDLFRSSPVQPAEGETEKSDPDPSHLSDRTPTPTSLEDLSPGSVEEAEEAEPDDEFRDAIEVWPAVYGLTKALWRRIIHKDEEDVSVGGADYDSVSDNGLLSRNEPIRSRVSKLTEKLRKRVPTNPTGNCSSCAAAFSVLKKRRSCSNCGVSLCSRCCSYKVFKSSMGATAPEAQRETVFVCAPCNNFLSVK
- the zfyve27 gene encoding protrudin isoform X1, coding for MMQASSQEAPPTAGERTESSRMSSKDTSSLDSTSDLGGSRTVTFDLFSMVVSYKRMAIFLEPVTDVVEVLRYLLGWRMPLCSLFCCILLNVLFITLSEVVWFSLLLMAVSVPAVLGYLGDCCQGDASDTAVEKKRHHAVQRRELQTVCMSRQEAMMEVKGLLKRLDEFLTQACLYTESVYKVLYWESHTASSAFYGFLLMTVCLMYMAPVGWSLSLINSTLFIWNKDFCRVVLQLKDLFRSSPVQPAEGETEKSDPDPSHLSDRTPTPTSLEDLSPGSVEEAEEAEPDDEFRDAIEENQLVLQVWPAVYGLTKALWRRIIHKDEEDVSVGGADYDSVSDNGLLSRNEPIRSRVSKLTEKLRKRVPTNPTGNCSSCAAAFSVLKKRRSCSNCGVSLCSRCCSYKVFKSSMGATAPEAQRETVFVCAPCNNFLSVK
- the zfyve27 gene encoding protrudin isoform X5 gives rise to the protein MMQASSQEAPPTAGERTESSRMSSKDTSSLDSTSDLGGSRTVTFDLFSMVVSYKRMAIFLEPVTDVVEVLRYLLGWRMPLCSLFCCILLNVLFITLSEVVWFSLLLMAVSVPAVLGYLGDCCQGDASDTAVEKKRHHAVQRRELQTVCMSRQEAMMEVKGLLKRLDEFLTQACLYTESVYKVLYWESHTASSAFYGFLLMTVCLMYMAPVGWSLSLINSTLFIWNKDFCRVVLQLKDLFRSSPVQPAEGETEKSDPDPSHLSDRTPTPTSLEDLSPGSVEEAEEAEPDDEFRDAIEDEEDVSVGGADYDSVSDNGLLSRNEPIRSRVSKLTEKLRKRVPTNPTGNCSSCAAAFSVLKKRRSCSNCGVSLCSRCCSYKVFKSSMGATAPEAQRETVFVCAPCNNFLSVK